From a single Drosophila sulfurigaster albostrigata strain 15112-1811.04 chromosome 3, ASM2355843v2, whole genome shotgun sequence genomic region:
- the LOC133843543 gene encoding uncharacterized protein LOC133843543 has protein sequence MTEMHAAKQEIRALKTTAEISMASSTPPGQHQQQYQHQMPVKSATTFKTTTTTGTPRQRTLMRAAEMDADTDDGEADADAHVDAVVADVHGDANAIPVTVTVDADVDADADADADADDAADSITLELALSPNTPTPPPTTADDDLAELDNSKPFKVKDITRNIRKAVVATTLAELRLKVSAKFQRAQPAIHLDCDGTEIDDEEYFSTLEPNAELIAVFPGEQWRDPSDYNANLRRTSLDAHRLRKLVGKLQQNLLHDSDLDKLSNMDPNSLADITGREFKDSDYCVQSEASRRSTELSC, from the exons atgacTGAGATGCATGCAGCAAAGCAGGAAATTCGCGCACTAAAAACAACAGCTGAAATATCCATGGCATCTTCGACTCCTCCTggtcagcatcagcagcagtatCAGCATCAGATGCCCGTAAAGTCAGCAACCACAttcaagacaacaacaactacgggAACACCACGACAAAGAACTTTGATGCGTGCTGCGGAAATGGACGCGGACACCGATGATGGCGAAGCTGATGCTGACGCTCATGTTGATGCCGTTGTAGCTGATGTTCATGGTGATGCGAATGCCATTCCAGTTACAGTCACAGTTGATGcggatgttgatgctgatgcggATGCTGATGCGGATGCCGATGATGCGGCAGACAGCATCACACTAGAGCTGGCCTTGTCGCCGAATACGCCAACCCCACCGCCCACCACCGCGGACGACGATCTGGCTGAGCTGGACAATAGCAAGCCATTTAAG GTCAAGGACATTACGAGAAACATACGCAAGGCCGTTGTGGCCACAACATTGGCCGAGTTGCGGCTCAAGGTATCTGCGAAGTTTCAGCGTGCTCAGCCCGCGATTCATTTGGACTGCGACGGCACTGAAATTGATGATGAGGAATACTTTTCCACCTTGGAGCCGAATGCCGAATTGATTGCCGTATTTCCAGGCGAACAATGGCGGGAT CCAAGTgattataatgcaaatttgcgACGAACTTCTTTGGATGCTCATCGACTGCGTAAATTGGTGGGTAAATTGCAACAGAATCTGCTGCATGACTCAGACTTGGACAAACTATCGAATATGGATCCAAATTCGTTGGCCGATATCACAGGACGCGAGTTCAAGGATTCCGATTATTGTGTGCAGAGCGAGGCATCGCGGCGATCGACGGAGTTGTCCTGTTAG